One genomic segment of Alphaproteobacteria bacterium HT1-32 includes these proteins:
- a CDS encoding proline hydroxylase, which produces MKLTDEQIAEFDEQGYLFLPNCFSEAEIVALREEAQGIYASDREEVWRETSGAPRTAFAAHTYNEAFRLLGAHPRLIEPVSQFFGEDVYMHQFKVNAKAAFDGDVWQWHQDYGTWARDDGMPEPRAMNIAVFLDEVMPINGPLMFIPKSHKHGTLEAGHDLQTTSYPLWTLDKKTVTELVEEGGIYAPTGPAGCVMMFHGNLVHASPPNITPYPRTIVYLTLCAVSNHITKFTRKEWIAHRDFTAIEPVADDALASFARNRRQAA; this is translated from the coding sequence ATGAAACTGACCGACGAACAGATTGCCGAATTCGACGAACAGGGCTACCTGTTCCTGCCGAATTGCTTTTCTGAAGCGGAGATTGTGGCGCTTCGTGAGGAGGCGCAGGGTATCTATGCGTCTGACCGCGAGGAAGTCTGGCGGGAAACCTCCGGTGCGCCGCGGACGGCGTTTGCCGCGCATACCTATAACGAGGCCTTCCGTCTGCTTGGCGCACATCCGCGCCTGATTGAGCCGGTCAGCCAGTTCTTTGGCGAAGATGTCTACATGCATCAGTTCAAGGTTAATGCCAAGGCGGCCTTCGACGGCGACGTCTGGCAGTGGCATCAGGATTACGGCACATGGGCGCGCGATGATGGCATGCCGGAGCCGCGGGCAATGAATATTGCGGTCTTTCTGGATGAGGTCATGCCGATCAACGGCCCGCTGATGTTCATTCCGAAAAGTCACAAGCACGGCACGCTGGAAGCCGGTCACGATTTGCAGACCACCTCCTATCCGCTCTGGACGCTGGACAAGAAGACGGTCACCGAACTGGTTGAGGAAGGGGGTATCTATGCCCCGACCGGCCCGGCCGGTTGTGTCATGATGTTCCATGGCAATCTGGTTCATGCCAGTCCGCCGAACATCACGCCCTATCCCCGCACCATCGTTTATCTGACGCTGTGCGCGGTCTCCAATCACATCACCAAATTTACCCGCAAGGAATGGATCGCCCATCGTGATTTTACGGCTATTGAGCCGGTTGCCGATGATGCGCTTGCGAGCTTTGCCAGAAACCGCCGTCAGGCCGCTTAA
- a CDS encoding amidohydrolase family protein, which produces MADLLIRGATLYNGTGGPAFTSDVAVENGRIIAVGQNLKNEAVEVVEADGLALMPGIIDSHTHYDAQITWDPYLNPSPALGVTTCIIGNCGFTIAPSRPEDRDLCMRNLTQVEGMSIEALRSGIDWSFQTFPEYLDRIEDRGVTPNVAAFIGHSSLRTWAMGADATERAANEDEIGVMAGIVREAMKAGAVGFATSTAPQHNGDAGKPMPSRLADDRELMALAKAMGADGKGVFMLTRGGQTTIPWLEQMSVESGRPVMIAALLHSPNKPTATFEALDEIAAAQDRGVPLYGQVSCCPLTFEFTFKSAYPFESITAWKPAMTAPKDQVASILADPSFRQSVRDELKTVNPIRLFNGDWDKVGIIQTGKPENAHLEHATIAARAAEAGVDPLDWMLDLSLSENLETLFYAHVLNSDEEAVGRMMRHPHASIALSDAGAHLSFFCDAGYGLHLLGHWSRDLGALPIETAVWQLTGRPADIYGIQGRGYLKPGIAADLLLFDPATVGRGKSYRLFDLPAGAPRLNTDALGLQGVWVNGVKVAGSDGPVPGCGTPGQLLRDFAG; this is translated from the coding sequence ATGGCTGATCTGCTGATACGGGGTGCCACGCTTTATAACGGCACCGGCGGGCCTGCCTTCACAAGCGATGTGGCGGTGGAGAATGGCCGCATCATTGCCGTCGGTCAGAATCTGAAGAACGAAGCTGTGGAGGTGGTGGAAGCCGATGGTCTGGCCCTGATGCCGGGAATTATCGACAGCCATACCCATTACGATGCGCAGATCACCTGGGATCCTTATCTCAATCCGTCCCCGGCGCTGGGGGTGACCACCTGCATTATCGGCAATTGCGGGTTCACCATCGCGCCCAGTCGCCCGGAAGACCGTGATCTCTGCATGCGCAACCTGACGCAGGTCGAGGGCATGAGCATCGAGGCACTTCGCAGTGGTATCGACTGGTCATTCCAGACATTTCCGGAATATCTCGACCGGATTGAAGACCGGGGGGTGACCCCTAATGTTGCGGCCTTTATTGGCCATTCCAGTCTGCGCACCTGGGCCATGGGTGCAGATGCCACGGAACGTGCGGCAAATGAAGACGAGATCGGCGTGATGGCCGGTATCGTTCGCGAAGCCATGAAGGCGGGGGCGGTTGGTTTCGCCACCTCGACAGCCCCCCAGCATAATGGTGATGCGGGCAAGCCGATGCCGTCCCGCCTCGCCGACGACAGGGAACTGATGGCGCTGGCCAAGGCCATGGGAGCAGACGGTAAGGGTGTCTTCATGCTGACCCGTGGCGGTCAGACCACGATCCCCTGGCTGGAACAGATGTCAGTGGAAAGCGGTCGCCCGGTAATGATTGCGGCCCTGCTGCACAGCCCGAACAAGCCGACCGCGACCTTCGAGGCGCTGGATGAAATTGCCGCCGCGCAGGACCGTGGTGTGCCGCTCTATGGTCAGGTCTCCTGCTGTCCGCTGACTTTCGAGTTCACCTTCAAATCGGCCTACCCGTTTGAGAGCATCACCGCCTGGAAACCAGCAATGACCGCCCCGAAGGATCAGGTCGCTTCAATTCTTGCGGACCCGTCGTTCCGGCAATCGGTGCGCGATGAACTGAAAACCGTCAACCCGATCCGCCTGTTCAATGGGGACTGGGACAAGGTCGGAATCATTCAGACCGGCAAGCCGGAGAATGCACATCTGGAACATGCGACGATTGCCGCCCGCGCCGCCGAAGCGGGTGTTGACCCGCTGGACTGGATGCTGGACCTGTCGCTGTCGGAAAATCTGGAAACCCTGTTCTATGCCCATGTGCTGAACTCTGATGAAGAGGCCGTGGGACGCATGATGCGTCATCCCCATGCCTCCATTGCGCTGTCGGATGCTGGGGCACATCTGTCGTTCTTCTGTGATGCCGGATATGGCCTGCATCTGCTGGGTCACTGGTCACGCGACCTCGGTGCCCTGCCGATTGAAACAGCGGTCTGGCAACTGACCGGGCGTCCGGCAGATATCTATGGCATTCAGGGCCGTGGCTATCTGAAACCCGGCATTGCGGCTGATCTGTTGCTGTTTGATCCGGCGACGGTGGGGCGTGGCAAAAGCTACCGCCTGTTCGACCTGCCAGCCGGTGCACCACGCCTGAATACCGACGCTCTTGGCCTGCAGGGCGTCTGGGTCAACGGGGTGAAGGTTGCCGGTTCAGACGGCCCGGTCCCCGGTTGCGGCACCCCCGGCCAGCTGTTGCGCGACTTCGCGGGATGA
- a CDS encoding carboxymuconolactone decarboxylase family protein, translating to MSRILPPLPEEMSAEQRAMYDDIVNGPRSQGRRSPFIDDEGRLQGPFGMWNVAPNVGDAVQNVGVAVRYNTSLNDRLREIGILAVGAAFQANYEWYAHAPLAVKAGVAEAQLATLKAGDMPDGLGEDEQLAVQLARELVFDRTASEATMTAVIACLGEPATVELVVLIGYYSLLCMTLNAFDVEVPAGAEKPFG from the coding sequence ATGTCGAGAATTTTGCCACCGCTTCCCGAAGAAATGAGCGCGGAGCAGCGCGCCATGTATGACGACATCGTCAATGGTCCCAGAAGCCAGGGACGGCGCAGCCCGTTCATTGATGACGAAGGCCGTCTTCAGGGGCCGTTCGGTATGTGGAACGTGGCGCCGAATGTCGGTGATGCGGTTCAGAATGTCGGGGTGGCCGTACGTTACAATACGTCACTGAATGACCGCCTGCGGGAAATCGGTATTCTGGCTGTCGGTGCGGCTTTTCAGGCGAATTACGAATGGTATGCCCATGCGCCGCTGGCCGTCAAAGCCGGTGTGGCGGAGGCGCAGCTGGCGACCCTTAAAGCCGGAGACATGCCGGACGGTCTGGGCGAGGATGAACAGCTTGCTGTGCAGCTGGCCCGCGAACTGGTGTTCGACCGGACGGCATCCGAGGCCACAATGACGGCTGTGATCGCCTGCCTTGGCGAGCCGGCAACCGTCGAGCTGGTGGTTCTGATCGGCTATTACTCGCTGCTCTGCATGACCCTGAACGCCTTTGATGTGGAAGTCCCGGCAGGCGCAGAAAAGCCTTTCGGCTGA
- a CDS encoding Flp family type IVb pilin, translating to MLTFLRKFRKDDSGATAIEYGLIAALVSVAAITALGLMGTSLDNMFTTVSTELTNATNSASSGGTTGGTTGGDTGGTTGGTTGGGS from the coding sequence ATGCTCACGTTTCTCAGAAAGTTTCGCAAAGATGATTCCGGCGCCACCGCTATTGAATATGGCCTGATCGCCGCACTGGTTTCCGTTGCTGCCATCACGGCCCTCGGCCTGATGGGGACATCGCTCGACAACATGTTCACGACGGTGTCGACCGAACTGACCAATGCAACCAACTCGGCCAGCAGTGGCGGCACGACAGGTGGTACGACCGGTGGTGACACGGGTGGTACGACCGGCGGCACCACTGGCGGCGGTTCATAA
- a CDS encoding GNAT family N-acetyltransferase, with amino-acid sequence MKIRDARAEDENSWRQLLSGYLDFIGLEQSDDITSATWRRILDPDSSLFCRVAEDDGGTVIGFANCVLHDGTSVASPICYLEDLYIDQAARGRGTGKALMNDLLALSKSRGWSRLYWFTEHDNTTARHLYDSFRPADDWVRYQIKIDE; translated from the coding sequence ATGAAAATCAGAGACGCCCGCGCGGAAGATGAAAACAGCTGGCGGCAATTACTGTCCGGCTATCTCGACTTCATCGGGCTTGAGCAATCTGATGATATCACCAGCGCAACCTGGCGGCGTATTCTGGACCCGGACAGCAGCCTGTTCTGCCGTGTCGCCGAAGATGACGGGGGCACCGTCATCGGCTTTGCCAATTGCGTCCTGCATGACGGCACCTCGGTCGCCAGTCCGATCTGTTATCTGGAAGACCTGTATATCGATCAGGCCGCCCGCGGACGGGGCACCGGCAAGGCACTGATGAACGACCTGCTTGCGCTGTCGAAATCCCGCGGCTGGTCCCGTCTGTACTGGTTCACCGAACATGACAACACCACCGCCCGCCACCTCTATGACAGCTTCCGCCCTGCCGATGACTGGGTCCGCTATCAGATTAAGATCGATGAATAG
- a CDS encoding pilus assembly protein CpaA has protein sequence MPEFITRELLVLIFAVLLVIAAVWDTLSYRIPNFLSVSLLVLFPVYAWISPISVHWSLLISFGAFVLCAFCFIQGWMGGGDVKLLTVVALWAGPDEVMATFFVTGLAGGVLALMMKTPVRGMFGLAAGSPSETLSSPAGIVLPYGIAIACGGLFLAWRLTGAAF, from the coding sequence ATGCCTGAATTCATTACCCGAGAACTGCTTGTTCTGATCTTTGCGGTCCTGCTGGTCATTGCAGCTGTCTGGGATACCCTTTCCTACAGAATTCCGAATTTTCTCAGCGTCAGCCTGCTGGTGCTTTTTCCCGTTTATGCCTGGATCAGCCCGATTTCGGTTCACTGGTCGCTGCTGATCAGTTTCGGCGCTTTTGTACTCTGCGCTTTTTGTTTCATTCAGGGCTGGATGGGCGGAGGGGATGTAAAACTGCTCACGGTTGTAGCCCTGTGGGCCGGGCCGGATGAGGTTATGGCAACCTTCTTCGTGACGGGTCTTGCCGGCGGGGTGCTTGCGCTGATGATGAAAACCCCGGTCCGCGGCATGTTTGGTCTGGCGGCGGGTTCACCCTCTGAAACCCTATCATCTCCAGCCGGAATTGTTCTGCCCTACGGGATTGCGATTGCCTGCGGGGGGCTGTTTCTCGCCTGGCGCCTGACCGGCGCGGCATTTTGA
- a CDS encoding response regulator yields MSSEPHILIVDDHRDIREPLARYLQRHGYRTTLAENAARARKAMEAAAIDLVVLDVMMPGEDGLSLLRDLRQNSEIPVIMLTAVTESADRILGLELGADDYVNKPFEPRELVARIKAVLRRSDNRNDTPSLEDADLIRFDRWRLKPLQRELIDEQDVSIPLGTAEYRLLAVFLDHPRRVLSRDQLLDLASGRSAQPFDRSIDNRVSRLRRKLERDPKAPELITTVWGGGYMFTAGVERE; encoded by the coding sequence ATGAGCAGCGAACCGCATATACTGATCGTCGACGACCATCGTGACATTCGCGAGCCGCTGGCGCGCTATCTGCAACGTCACGGCTATCGTACGACACTGGCTGAAAACGCTGCCCGCGCCCGCAAGGCCATGGAGGCGGCAGCCATCGATCTGGTCGTCCTTGATGTCATGATGCCCGGTGAGGACGGACTGAGCCTGCTTCGTGATCTCCGCCAGAACAGCGAAATTCCCGTCATTATGCTGACCGCAGTCACGGAAAGTGCTGACCGCATTCTGGGTCTGGAACTGGGCGCTGATGATTATGTGAACAAACCCTTCGAACCACGGGAACTGGTTGCCCGGATCAAGGCCGTGCTCCGCCGCAGCGATAACCGCAATGACACGCCGTCACTTGAAGATGCCGACCTCATCCGTTTTGACCGCTGGCGCCTGAAGCCCCTGCAACGCGAACTGATTGATGAGCAGGATGTCAGCATTCCACTCGGCACGGCGGAATATCGTCTGCTGGCTGTGTTCCTCGACCATCCCCGCCGCGTGCTGTCCCGCGACCAGCTGCTTGATCTGGCCAGCGGCCGAAGTGCCCAGCCCTTTGACCGCAGCATCGACAACCGGGTCAGCCGGCTGCGGCGGAAACTGGAACGCGATCCGAAAGCACCAGAACTGATCACCACAGTCTGGGGTGGCGGTTACATGTTCACCGCCGGAGTTGAACGGGAATGA
- the cpaB gene encoding Flp pilus assembly protein CpaB yields the protein MTLRTLLFAILAIVLAGGAAWTARNWIDTQRAALQSQVNKAPEPEPAKVFVMVARQSLPRGAFFRPPAVRWQAWPDDAVPDSYILKDNVAPEDLVGAVLREAVDAGQPVTRGRLVFPGDTGFLAAVLRPGYRAVTIAVSDVSGVAGFVFPGDQVDIILAQAIKMSKEVTRRATITALEDVRVLAIDQAIDDRSGAAATGKTVTLEVNPKTAEAVALLPDMGRLSLSLRSLAADPVAEAIPDITAPGSADDNYQLAADRKTKTPALNPWDLKSHTWDVEVSPLLIRPASKKSQTRSVTVMRGGNAEVKQFGGASQ from the coding sequence ATGACACTGCGCACCCTGCTTTTCGCTATTCTCGCCATTGTTCTGGCCGGTGGGGCTGCCTGGACGGCCCGGAACTGGATCGATACCCAGCGGGCTGCATTGCAGTCACAGGTCAACAAGGCGCCGGAACCGGAGCCGGCGAAGGTTTTTGTCATGGTTGCCCGGCAATCCCTGCCACGCGGGGCATTCTTTCGTCCGCCGGCCGTTCGCTGGCAGGCCTGGCCGGATGATGCGGTGCCCGACAGCTACATCCTGAAAGATAATGTCGCCCCGGAAGATCTGGTTGGTGCCGTGCTGCGGGAAGCGGTTGATGCCGGCCAGCCGGTTACCCGCGGACGCCTGGTTTTCCCCGGCGATACGGGCTTTCTGGCGGCGGTTCTGAGACCCGGTTACCGGGCGGTAACGATCGCCGTCAGCGATGTCTCCGGCGTGGCCGGGTTCGTCTTTCCGGGCGATCAGGTGGATATCATTCTGGCACAGGCCATCAAGATGAGTAAGGAGGTCACCCGGAGGGCGACGATCACCGCGCTGGAGGATGTCCGGGTGCTGGCCATTGATCAGGCGATTGATGACCGGTCAGGTGCAGCAGCAACCGGCAAGACGGTGACACTGGAAGTCAATCCGAAAACCGCAGAGGCGGTTGCGCTGTTGCCGGATATGGGGCGACTGTCGCTGTCACTTCGCAGTCTGGCTGCCGATCCGGTTGCAGAGGCCATCCCCGATATCACCGCGCCGGGTTCGGCAGATGACAACTATCAGCTGGCCGCCGACCGGAAGACGAAAACGCCCGCACTCAACCCCTGGGATCTGAAATCGCATACCTGGGATGTCGAGGTCTCGCCTCTCCTGATTCGCCCGGCGTCGAAAAAATCACAGACGCGGAGTGTCACGGTCATGCGTGGTGGCAATGCCGAAGTGAAGCAGTTCGGCGGAGCCTCACAATGA
- a CDS encoding VWA domain-containing protein yields the protein MMKKLKRLIISFFTACYEAHRLSVAVLETLRTVISTLRSTLFCTRGATALFLGFATIPLFGFVGLAVDASRGYMVKSRLSHALDAAGLAGGRVFFSDTRDADINMYFDVNFPPGYMDSTVVGPLIRAVNDDELLLLEARATIPTRFMHLFNIDTLTVSATAEVKRRTQIIEVVMAIDMSGSMTSSAGGGQSRIQAARNAATEMINILYGDNATKDLLKIGLVPWNAKVNVRREGTSYNSALTTSVSVPDFVNPLTGTVQSELYYANNSPVPLLSAPPSNWRGCVFNRYLDNGIADDDADIHLYEHSSPTGDWQGWEPVGPEGEPVSGGTCSLSVNGGECTPCLNRGITPLNNVKQTILDAVGDLTSPTGNTNIPQGLGWAWRVLRPGAPFDEAEVAPQFPRQQAIILLTDGENFGGNGDGYKAVFGTGSGAGSGMNPRLLALAANIKASGVQIYTIQFANNGTALQTLMQSVATEPESPFYQYAPDADALRDVFREVANNLSELRLSK from the coding sequence ATGATGAAAAAGCTGAAACGCCTGATTATTTCATTTTTTACAGCATGTTACGAAGCGCACAGGCTTTCTGTCGCGGTCTTAGAAACCCTTCGGACTGTCATCTCGACACTTCGCAGTACGCTGTTCTGTACTCGCGGAGCGACAGCATTGTTTCTCGGCTTTGCGACGATTCCACTGTTCGGGTTTGTCGGTCTCGCCGTTGATGCATCCCGTGGCTACATGGTGAAGTCCCGCCTGTCCCATGCCCTCGACGCTGCCGGACTGGCGGGGGGGCGGGTCTTTTTCTCAGATACACGGGACGCCGACATCAACATGTATTTTGATGTCAATTTCCCGCCCGGCTATATGGATTCCACGGTCGTCGGACCGCTGATCCGCGCCGTCAATGATGATGAACTGCTGCTGCTTGAAGCCCGTGCAACCATCCCCACCCGGTTCATGCATCTGTTCAATATCGATACACTGACAGTCTCGGCGACGGCAGAGGTCAAGCGCCGCACCCAGATCATCGAGGTGGTGATGGCCATCGACATGTCCGGTTCGATGACCTCCTCCGCTGGTGGCGGGCAATCCCGCATTCAGGCAGCCCGCAATGCCGCGACCGAGATGATCAACATTCTCTATGGCGACAACGCGACAAAAGACCTCCTGAAAATCGGTCTGGTTCCATGGAATGCAAAGGTCAATGTCCGGCGTGAGGGAACCAGCTACAACAGCGCCCTGACCACCAGCGTCAGCGTGCCTGATTTCGTCAACCCGCTGACCGGCACCGTCCAGTCCGAACTTTATTATGCCAACAACAGCCCGGTCCCCCTGCTGTCGGCTCCGCCCTCGAACTGGCGGGGATGTGTGTTCAACCGCTACCTGGACAACGGCATTGCCGACGATGATGCAGACATTCACCTGTATGAACATTCATCGCCAACCGGCGACTGGCAGGGCTGGGAGCCGGTCGGACCGGAGGGCGAGCCGGTGAGCGGTGGCACCTGTAGTCTCAGCGTGAACGGGGGTGAATGCACCCCCTGCCTGAACCGGGGCATCACGCCACTGAACAATGTCAAACAGACCATTCTGGATGCCGTCGGGGATCTGACCAGCCCGACCGGAAATACCAATATTCCGCAGGGACTGGGCTGGGCCTGGCGGGTCCTGAGACCCGGCGCTCCCTTCGATGAAGCAGAGGTCGCCCCGCAATTCCCCCGCCAGCAGGCCATCATACTGCTGACCGATGGTGAAAATTTCGGGGGAAATGGCGACGGCTACAAGGCGGTATTCGGAACCGGGTCAGGTGCCGGCAGCGGCATGAATCCCCGCCTGCTGGCACTTGCCGCCAACATCAAGGCCAGCGGCGTCCAGATTTACACCATTCAGTTCGCCAATAACGGCACCGCCCTTCAGACCCTGATGCAGTCTGTTGCAACAGAACCGGAATCTCCATTCTATCAATACGCCCCGGATGCGGATGCACTGCGTGATGTGTTCCGGGAGGTCGCCAACAATCTGTCCGAACTGCGGCTGTCGAAATAA
- a CDS encoding HAMP domain-containing protein, producing MKWLTPFWPKRMASQMIALVIAGFVLSQIIVLIAITLDRRESLREFESARLLDRLAVTVRIIENAPPSLGRQLTAATSSNFLTFWVTRTPVLQEGIMDSDRDWHDVDERIRSLKQRIGQNRDIRFGDKDRLLRSARLPREIRSGKDDDDDDDRKRFREGDRFRPDLVLSIGLRDGRWLNAGLNHRQHVGRIGFPILLSFLITGSVLALVVILAVRRVTRPLEHLSGAADRMGRGETVSPIAEAGPADLRETIRAFNQMQDRLHRMMTDRTRMLAALGHDLRTPITSLKLQTEFIEDDDLRDRMQRQLNDMHQMAESALNFARDASDGEAARQTDITALVESLIDDMEGINTAVSFVGETRITTRCRPVALGRAIRNLIQNAVNYGGQAIVDVSDAGDHIEITIDDNGPGIPEADLARVFDAFERLDDARNKDSGGTGLGLTIARTIARSHGGDVTLTNREAGGLRARITLPATNPS from the coding sequence ATGAAATGGCTGACGCCCTTCTGGCCAAAGCGGATGGCCAGCCAAATGATTGCCCTGGTGATTGCCGGTTTCGTGCTGTCACAGATCATCGTTCTGATTGCCATCACGCTGGACCGGCGCGAATCCCTGCGCGAATTTGAAAGCGCCCGCCTGCTTGACCGGCTGGCGGTCACCGTCCGTATCATCGAAAACGCGCCGCCGTCGCTTGGCCGGCAACTGACCGCCGCCACCTCCTCGAACTTCCTGACCTTCTGGGTCACCCGCACCCCGGTCCTGCAGGAAGGCATCATGGATTCCGACCGGGACTGGCATGATGTTGACGAACGCATAAGGTCACTGAAACAGCGGATCGGCCAGAACCGCGATATCCGGTTTGGCGACAAGGACCGCCTGCTGCGGTCTGCAAGACTGCCCCGCGAAATCAGGTCCGGCAAAGATGATGACGACGACGATGACCGCAAACGCTTCCGAGAAGGTGACAGGTTCCGGCCGGACCTTGTCCTCTCCATCGGGCTGCGTGACGGCAGATGGCTGAATGCCGGTCTCAATCACCGCCAACATGTCGGCAGAATCGGCTTTCCGATCCTGCTGTCTTTCCTGATAACCGGCAGTGTCCTGGCGCTGGTCGTCATCCTTGCGGTACGCCGGGTCACGCGACCGCTTGAACATCTGTCCGGTGCCGCCGACCGGATGGGGCGGGGCGAGACGGTCAGCCCGATTGCCGAGGCCGGTCCCGCCGACCTGCGGGAGACCATCCGCGCCTTCAACCAGATGCAGGACCGGCTGCACCGCATGATGACCGACCGCACCCGCATGCTGGCAGCACTGGGGCATGACCTGCGCACCCCCATCACATCGCTGAAGCTGCAAACCGAATTCATTGAAGATGACGACCTGCGTGACCGCATGCAGCGTCAGCTCAACGACATGCACCAGATGGCGGAATCAGCCCTGAACTTTGCCCGCGATGCCTCCGACGGCGAGGCTGCGCGGCAAACCGACATCACCGCACTGGTTGAGAGCCTGATTGACGACATGGAAGGGATCAACACCGCCGTCAGCTTTGTCGGGGAAACGCGTATAACAACCCGATGTCGCCCGGTCGCCCTTGGTCGCGCCATCCGGAATCTGATCCAGAACGCGGTCAACTATGGCGGACAGGCCATTGTCGATGTTTCTGATGCAGGCGACCATATCGAAATCACAATCGACGATAACGGGCCGGGCATTCCCGAGGCCGACCTTGCCCGCGTGTTCGATGCCTTCGAGCGGCTGGACGATGCCCGCAACAAGGACAGTGGCGGCACCGGTCTTGGCCTGACCATCGCACGGACCATCGCCCGTTCACATGGCGGCGACGTAACCCTGACCAATCGTGAGGCCGGTGGTCTTCGGGCAAGGATCACCCTGCCTGCAACCAATCCGTCCTAG
- a CDS encoding flagellar biosynthesis protein FlgA encodes MNLHTHALRLAAAGKPVRVGLIGAGKFGSMFLSQVPTTPGLIVTTIADLDPDRARAACANVGWDQHRIAATRFIDSGEALCARADVDVVIEATGHPGAGIRHALSAFQNGKHIVMVNVEADVLAGAALARRADEAGVVYTMAYGDQPALVSEQVEWARASGFKVVCAGKGTKYLPEYHHVTPEGVWGHYGLTPEEAKAAGMNPQMFNSFLDGTKSAIEMAAIANGCDLTVPVDGLAFPPCGVDDLPQLLRPKSEGGILEGSGMVEVVSSLERDGRPVFRDLRWGVYVVFEAPNDYAAACFRQYGMTTDSTGRFAAMYKPYHLIGLELGISVLSAAIHGEPTGRNRGFRGDAVATAKRDLKAGEMLDGEGGFTVWGKLMPADASLKVGGLPIGLAHNLRLKNDVAMDRPVTFADVEIDETTEPVRIRREAEQLGALAMAAE; translated from the coding sequence ATGAATCTCCACACACATGCGCTGCGTCTTGCCGCAGCGGGAAAGCCGGTTCGTGTCGGCCTGATCGGGGCCGGTAAATTCGGCTCGATGTTTCTGTCACAGGTGCCGACGACGCCGGGCCTGATTGTCACGACCATTGCGGATCTCGACCCGGATCGGGCGCGGGCGGCCTGCGCGAATGTCGGCTGGGACCAGCATCGCATTGCCGCCACCCGGTTCATCGACAGTGGCGAGGCACTTTGTGCGCGGGCTGATGTGGACGTGGTGATTGAAGCCACGGGCCATCCGGGTGCCGGTATCCGGCATGCGCTGTCGGCATTCCAGAACGGCAAGCATATCGTCATGGTCAATGTCGAGGCTGACGTGCTGGCCGGTGCCGCACTGGCCCGCCGGGCTGATGAAGCCGGGGTGGTCTATACCATGGCTTATGGTGACCAGCCGGCACTGGTGTCCGAACAGGTTGAATGGGCACGGGCCAGCGGATTCAAGGTGGTTTGTGCAGGCAAGGGAACAAAGTATCTGCCGGAATATCACCATGTGACGCCGGAAGGTGTCTGGGGTCATTACGGCCTGACACCGGAAGAAGCGAAGGCCGCGGGGATGAACCCGCAGATGTTCAATTCCTTCCTCGATGGCACCAAGTCCGCCATTGAAATGGCGGCGATCGCCAATGGCTGTGACCTCACCGTGCCGGTTGATGGCCTGGCCTTCCCGCCCTGCGGTGTGGATGACCTGCCGCAACTGCTGCGTCCGAAATCGGAAGGCGGTATCCTTGAAGGCTCCGGTATGGTCGAGGTGGTTTCGTCGCTGGAACGCGATGGCCGTCCGGTGTTCCGTGATCTGCGCTGGGGTGTCTATGTCGTGTTTGAGGCCCCGAACGATTATGCCGCCGCCTGTTTCCGTCAGTACGGCATGACGACCGATTCAACCGGGCGCTTTGCCGCGATGTACAAACCCTATCATCTGATCGGTCTTGAACTCGGTATCTCGGTTCTGTCCGCCGCCATTCATGGCGAGCCGACCGGCCGCAACCGTGGTTTCCGGGGGGATGCGGTTGCCACGGCAAAGCGTGACCTGAAGGCCGGTGAGATGCTGGATGGCGAAGGGGGCTTTACCGTCTGGGGCAAGCTGATGCCGGCGGATGCCAGCCTGAAAGTTGGCGGTCTGCCGATCGGTCTGGCACATAATCTGCGCCTGAAAAATGACGTGGCCATGGACCGTCCGGTGACATTTGCAGATGTCGAGATTGACGAGACGACGGAGCCGGTCCGTATTCGGCGCGAAGCCGAGCAGCTGGGTGCCCTCGCGATGGCGGCGGAATAA